CTGCACTTCTTCAATGCCGAATTGTTCGATGCCGCTACGGATTTCCTCGAAGATATCCTGAGGCTCGCGCCAGCGTACTTTGGCGCCCCACATCTCCGGCGTTGTGCAGAATGTGCAAACCTCCGGGCACCCGCGCGAAGCCATGACGTTCAAAACGCGGGAAGATAATGACTTGGTCGAATGGAACAAACCAATTTTGAAATAGCCTTCCATGTTCATCAAATGCCTGGCGGGATGCGGTAATTTGGTGATATCTGCACGAGGCGGGCGCGGGTTGACGACAATCCGACCGTCTTTGTGATAGATCAATCCGCTGATTGCATTCGGACTGCTTCCTTCCAGCAATGCCTGCACCAGTTCAGCGAAAGCAAAGTCGCATTCACCCGCCATTGCATAATCAATATTGGGATCTTCGATGTCGTGGCTGGCTCGAAAGACTTCAAAACCATCGTTTCCGGGAACCATGGAAAATTCATAATCTGAAGTGGCGTTTGTGGTGTGATTGCCGCCCATGACGACATGAATCGCCGGGTTCACTTCTTTAATGATTCGGGCGACGGTGTGCGCGTGCTCCGCCAGATTGGAAAACAATACGGAAATGCCCACGATATCGGGCTTGAGATCGCTTATGAAGGAAGCGATCTGCTCATCAGTTTCGCCAATGAGAATGGTTTGTCCGTCAGGCTGAAGAATCTTGTTGGAGTGCCCCTCCAGCGCTGTGTCTCGAATATAAACTTCATGCCCTTCGCGCTCCAAAACAGCCGCAAGATAACCGACGCCCAGGCCGGGCTGAATACGGTTGATGCCCCCATCCACTCCCCGCAAATTCGGAGAGATTAATAAAATTCGACCTTTTTTCATATCTTTATAGTGAACTGTTGGAGTTTAGGCAACCAAAAGTAGAGCGAATCAATCTTTAACAACATAACACGGACGCGTTGCAAAGGGGAATCGTTTGATGCGCGCCGATTTGCCTGAGAAGAAATCATCGATCCCCTTGGTGTCTCCGTGGTAGGCCGCATAATTGTCCAGCAAGACAATGCCGCCGGACATGACGCGATCGTATAAATTTTCAAGAACGCACAAGGTTGATTCTACGAAATCAATATCCACATTTAACAGAGAAATCTTCAGTTCCGGATATTTTTTCAGATATTCGGGAATGGTTTCCAGCACGTCCCCGGCAACCAGTTCAAAATTTTCAACCCCACGGCGCGTTAACGAGTCGCTCAGTTGTTCCACGCTGATAGAACTAGGCCCGGCAGTTTGTATCCATTTATCGCGTTGCGCCTGATCCTCTTCGTAACTGGTATTCGGGTATTCATCATTGAAAACGTCGAAGGCAATTAATTTTGCAGAAAAAGAATTTCCGAGCATTTCCCTAAGCATGGCAAAGCGGGAAAACGAGGTGCCTTTAAACACTCCGCATTCTACAATATTTCCCGGCACTTCCTGCGCCATTTTAAATACTTCGTAATGAGCGACAAATTTGCTGAGACGATTCAAGTCCATGGTCAAATGAAAATTGGTTTCGTACTCGTACATTTTGTCGTAATCGGGCATTTCAATCATGGCGCACCTTTGCTTTAATTTGTAATTCTATCCGGGGTTTTAAATGCTGGAAATCAATTCATGGCTGAAAGACAATACCTTGCAGGAAAATGCTATCTTCTCCGCTACACTTTCCACTATGATGTTCTATCTGTTGGGGATTTAACCTGGCTCTCCACCCAGCCGCCGCGACCCACAACATAGAAATGAACCAGAAAGATAGCGAACTGTTGCAAAACCTTCAAGAGAAAAACTATCCACGTGACATTGAGTTCCGTGTATAGTTCCAATAAAATCAACAGACAAACGAAATCCACCGTTCGTGATCGCTCTTCGAACCAGGACGTCAGCATATCGTAATAGATTCGGTATTTCCCCATCCCTGTCGCCGATTCAGCTTGCGATGTGGCGGCCCCCGCTCCCTTTGCAACCGGAGTCTCGTTTGCGAGCGTTAATTTTCGCGCTACCAACTCATTGAACAAGAACCGGTCGGCAAAATATTTCAAACTCGCGGCGGAACAAAACGGAATCAAAGGAATGAGGTACAAGTACATATCCCCGTTTCGCGAGGCGACATAAAATCCAAGCCCTATCTGAAATCCCAATGCTCCGACAACCGATCCGTAGGGGTCCAGCACATGACCCGTCAACGACCTCTGATTGCGGATACGCGCCAGCGTCCCATCGCACCAATCAAGCGTGGAGTAAGTAAAAAAAACAAAGATTGCGGCAAGAATTGTCGGCTCCGTCGGAATCGACAAC
This window of the Candidatus Nitrohelix vancouverensis genome carries:
- a CDS encoding dTDP-6-deoxy-L-hexose 3-O-methyltransferase encodes the protein MIEMPDYDKMYEYETNFHLTMDLNRLSKFVAHYEVFKMAQEVPGNIVECGVFKGTSFSRFAMLREMLGNSFSAKLIAFDVFNDEYPNTSYEEDQAQRDKWIQTAGPSSISVEQLSDSLTRRGVENFELVAGDVLETIPEYLKKYPELKISLLNVDIDFVESTLCVLENLYDRVMSGGIVLLDNYAAYHGDTKGIDDFFSGKSARIKRFPFATRPCYVVKD
- a CDS encoding CDP-alcohol phosphatidyltransferase family protein, producing the protein MTLSIKELREDIYSRNIKVIQDMGIDLTDLKRNPYSIFKFHFYIWSGAILLYFLLKTKIQPNTVTKAYAIAGLLGGVLLSIPTEPTILAAIFVFFTYSTLDWCDGTLARIRNQRSLTGHVLDPYGSVVGALGFQIGLGFYVASRNGDMYLYLIPLIPFCSAASLKYFADRFLFNELVARKLTLANETPVAKGAGAATSQAESATGMGKYRIYYDMLTSWFEERSRTVDFVCLLILLELYTELNVTWIVFLLKVLQQFAIFLVHFYVVGRGGWVESQVKSPTDRTS
- a CDS encoding radical SAM protein, producing MKKGRILLISPNLRGVDGGINRIQPGLGVGYLAAVLEREGHEVYIRDTALEGHSNKILQPDGQTILIGETDEQIASFISDLKPDIVGISVLFSNLAEHAHTVARIIKEVNPAIHVVMGGNHTTNATSDYEFSMVPGNDGFEVFRASHDIEDPNIDYAMAGECDFAFAELVQALLEGSSPNAISGLIYHKDGRIVVNPRPPRADITKLPHPARHLMNMEGYFKIGLFHSTKSLSSRVLNVMASRGCPEVCTFCTTPEMWGAKVRWREPQDIFEEIRSGIEQFGIEEVQFEDDTLTANRPHLMELCDLIEPLEIPWCTPNGTKVNYHLKKQPSMFRRMKEAGCYQITLACETGVQRIMDDVIKKNLLLEEIQPAIENAKGAGLLVHTFWIVGFPGETREEMERTIEFASHSGADSYTISILNPLPGTPNYRHVVKNNLWWDPNRGIRDMLFRNSLIQTDGFSSSDEFQGWVNKQNIYLNGLVAINNPERAALVRSIRGAQHVDDDAFKVKQT